A stretch of Chaetodon auriga isolate fChaAug3 chromosome 21, fChaAug3.hap1, whole genome shotgun sequence DNA encodes these proteins:
- the prdm14 gene encoding PR domain zinc finger protein 14: protein MSVSLSSIPVVLKDKSYPVGMLKGSPARGFYPGPHPYMDFFPRTHNLLHPLKSLGRLVSDTQASLPLGLRGGAPPYLGHHASVLHEHMLSASGLPYLNQMLPGQPLYSKPEELAAVVTEHAAGPLSSDFSSPSSETSSSASSTSPPKESLFRLRSADLSPDSTRTSYNFSEDDLFMVLYGYSGSQERNVGHAISGLALPEKSVSDAHILPMDRDTLDLPEGLTVLQSVWGNVSHRGVFTDKSSIPKGTRFGPFQGKLVNTSEIKTYDDNTLMWEVFENGRLSHFVDGRGGSGNWMSLVKCARFPDEQNLIAVQVQGQIFYEACKEIRPGQELLVWYGDCYMQFLGIPLTLKDPAEENNMVPLTEDAGEGFKCDRCGKVFAYKYYRDKHLKYTRCVDQGDRKFPCHLCNRSFEKRDRLRIHILHVHEKHRPHKCSVCGKSFSQSSSLNKHMRVHSGERPYKCVYCNKAFTASSILRTHIRQHSGERPFKCKHCGKAFASHAAHDSHVRRTHARDKPHACDLCGATFQDEQELNYHMKSHKKILDSTVLPSSPGNGSLKDSVFAAKDNSKIHKNTGQNFPYTGLTVLNPEYRPWN from the exons ATGTCGGTGTCCCTGTCCAGCATCCCTGTAGTGCTGAAGGACAAGAGCTACCCAGTCGGCATGCTGAAGGGCAGTCCCGCTCGGGGCTTCTACCCCGGCCCCCACCCGTACATGGACTTCTTCCCGCGGACTCACAACCTGCTCCACCCGCTCAAGTCCCTCGGTCGTCTTGTGTCGGACACTCAGGCGTCGCTGCCGCTCGGCCTGCGCGGCGGAGCCCCTCCGTACCTCGGCCACCACGCTTCGGTCCTGCACGAACACATGTTGAGCGCCTCCGGCCTCCCGTACCTGAACCAGATGCTGCCCGGACAGCCGCTCTACTCCAAACCGGAGGAGCTGGCCGCTGTGGTGACCGAGCACGCCGCCGGTCCGCTGTCCTCGGACTTCAGCAGCCCGTCCAGCGAGACGTCCTCCTCCGCTTCTTCCACCTCGCCGCCTAAGGAGAGCTTATTTCGCCTCCGGAGCGCGGACCTGTCCCCGGACTCAACGCGCACTTCTTATAATTTCAGTGAGGATGACTTGTTCATGGTGCTTTACGGCTACTCCGGCAGCCAGGAGCGAAACGTGGGTCACGCTATATCCGGACTGGCCCTGCCCGAAAAGTCAG tttCTGACGCTCACATCCTCCCaatggacagagacacacttGATCTTCCAGAGG GCTTGACAGTCCTCCAGTCCGTCTGGGGAAACGTCTCCCACCGCGGGGTGTTCACCGATAAGAGCAGCATCCCTAAAGGGACGCGCTTCGGACCCTTCCAGGGAAAACTGGTCAACACCAGCGAGATTAAAACATACGACGACAACACCCTGATGTGGGAG gTGTTCGAAAACGGCCGGCTGAGTCACTTCGTGGACGGCAGGGGAGGCTCAGGGAACTGGATGTCTTTAGTGAAGTGTGCCCGTTTCCCAGACGAGCAGAACCTAATTGCTGTGCAGGTCCAGGGTCAGATCTTCTACGAGGCCTGCAAAGAGATCCGACCAGGacaggagctgctggtgtggtACGGCGACTGCTACATGCAGTTCCTCGGCATCCCTCTCACCCTGAAAGACCCcgcagaggaaaacaacatggTTCCTCTGACTGAAG ATGCTGGTGAGGGCTTCAAGTGTGACAGATGCGGGAAGGTGTTTGCGTACAAGTACTACAGAGACAAGCATCTGAAGTACACGCGCTGCGTGGACCAGGGCGACAGGAAGTTCCCGTGTCACCTGTGCAACAGATCCTTCgagaagagagacagattgAGGATCCACATTTTGCACGTTCACGAGAAGCACAGGCCTCACAAG TGCTCAGTGTGTGGAAAGAGTTTCTCCCAGTCGTCCAGTCTCAACAAACACATGCGTGTGCACTCTGGAGAGCGGCCATACAAGTGTGTCTACTGCAATAAG gcCTTCACCGCCTCCAGTATTCTGCGAACACACATCCGGCAGCACTCCGGAGAGCGGCCCTTCAAGTGCAAGCACTGCGGGAAGGCCTTCGCCTCGCACGCCGCTCACGACAGCCACGTCCGGCGGACCCACGCCAGGGACAAGCCGCATGCCTGCGACCTGTGCGGGGCCACTTTTCAAGACGAACAGGAGCTTAATTACCACATGAAAAGTCACAaaa AGATCTTGGACAGCACAGTTCTTCCGTCCTCTCCGGGGAATGGATCACTGAAGGACTCCGTGTTTGCAGCGAAGGACAattcaaaaatacataaaaacaccgGACAAAACTTTCCTTACACCGGGTTAACAGTTTTAAATCCAGAATATCGACCCTGGAACTAA